One genomic segment of Mycolicibacterium psychrotolerans includes these proteins:
- a CDS encoding MlaE family ABC transporter permease: protein MVLSETDLKPLRSLGGFYAMALDTLVAMFKPPFAYREFVLQTWFVARVAVVPTLFMAIPFTVLVVFTLNVLLTEFGATDFSGTGAAGAAVTEIGPIVTVLVVAGTGATAMCADLGARTIREELDALRVMGVDPVHRLVVPRVLAATLVAVSLVALVTFVGLIGSFGFAVFVQHVTPGAFVAGLTLFTGLPEILLGLVKGALFGTAAALIACYKGMSVRRGPQGVGNAVNETVVYAFIALFVINIIATAVYYASVK, encoded by the coding sequence GTGGTCTTATCCGAAACGGACCTCAAGCCGTTGCGTTCGCTGGGCGGCTTCTACGCCATGGCTCTGGACACGCTCGTCGCGATGTTCAAGCCGCCGTTCGCCTACCGCGAATTCGTTCTGCAGACATGGTTCGTCGCGAGAGTGGCTGTCGTCCCGACTCTGTTCATGGCGATCCCGTTCACCGTCCTCGTCGTCTTCACCCTCAATGTGCTGCTGACCGAGTTCGGCGCCACCGACTTCTCCGGGACCGGCGCGGCCGGCGCTGCGGTCACGGAGATCGGGCCGATCGTCACCGTCCTCGTCGTCGCCGGCACGGGAGCCACCGCGATGTGCGCCGATCTCGGTGCCCGGACCATCCGTGAAGAGCTCGATGCGCTCCGCGTCATGGGGGTCGACCCCGTACACCGCCTAGTGGTGCCCCGAGTACTGGCGGCCACCCTGGTCGCCGTGTCGCTGGTGGCGCTGGTAACCTTCGTCGGCCTGATCGGCTCCTTCGGCTTCGCCGTGTTCGTCCAGCACGTCACCCCGGGCGCCTTCGTGGCCGGCCTCACCTTGTTCACCGGACTGCCCGAGATCCTCTTGGGTCTGGTCAAGGGCGCCCTCTTCGGAACGGCGGCTGCCCTCATCGCCTGCTACAAGGGCATGTCGGTGCGCAGAGGCCCGCAAGGTGTCGGCAACGCCGTCAATGAAACCGTCGTGTATGCGTTCATCGCATTGTTCGTTATCAACATCATCGCGACCGCCGTCTACTACGCGAGCGTGAAATGA
- the gyrA gene encoding intein-containing DNA gyrase subunit A: MTDTTLPPGDEAGDRIEPVDIQQEMQRSYIDYAMSVIVGRALPEVRDGLKPVHRRVLYAMFDSGFRPDRGHAKSARSVAETMGNYHPHGDSSIYDTLVRMAQPWSLRYPLVDGQGNFGSPGNDPPAAMRYCVTGDAQVRVPFGQTVRIGDVVPGARPNSDNAIELKVLDRHGNPVLADKLFHSGEHQTFTVRTAEGYEVTGTANHPLLCLVDVGGVPTLLWKLIEEIRPDDIAVMHAESTLSDRNLSNSVINRALARLFERHGEDPDAQAIAADLTDGRFYYARVVSVTDAGWQPVYSLRVDTDDHSFITNGFVSHNTEARLTPLAMEMLREIDEETVDFIPNYDGRVQEPTVLPSRFPNLLANGSGGIAVGMATNMPPHNLRELAEAVYWCLDNHEADEEATLAAVCERVKGPDFPTHGLIVGSQGIIDTYNTGRGSIRMRGVVEIEEDSRGRTSLVITELPYQVNHDNFITSIAEQVRDGKLSGISNIEDQSSDRVGLRIVVEIKRDAVAKVVLNNLYKHTQLQTSFGANMLAIVDGVPRTLRLDQLIRHYVNHQLEVIVRRTTYRLRKANERAHILRGLVKALDALDEVIALIRASATVEVARTGLIELLDIDEIQAQAILDMQLRRLAALERQRIVDDLAKIEAEIADLEDILAKPERQRAIVRDELKEIVDKYGDDRRTRIIPADGDVADEDLIAREDVVVTITETGYAKRTKTDLYRSQKRGGKGVQGAGLKQDDIVNHFFVCSTHDWILFFTTQGRVYRAKAYELPEASRTARGQHVANLLAFQPNERIAQVIQIKGYEDAPYLVLATRNGLVKKSRLVDFDSNRSGGIVAVNLRDGDELVGAVLCSSDDDLLLVSANGQSIRFSATDEALRPIGRATSGVQGMRFNGDDALLSLNVVRPDTYLLVATSGGYAKRTGIDEYPVQGRGGKGVLTIMFDKRRGTLVGALIVDDETELYAITSGGGVIRTAARQVRKAGRQTKGVRLMNLGEGDTLIAIARNAEEGDGTDEVDTDIGEEPTTEQ, translated from the coding sequence ATGACTGATACCACGCTGCCACCGGGCGACGAAGCCGGCGACCGCATCGAGCCGGTCGACATCCAGCAGGAGATGCAGCGCAGCTACATCGACTACGCCATGAGCGTGATCGTGGGCCGCGCGCTGCCCGAGGTGCGGGACGGGCTCAAGCCGGTGCACCGTCGGGTGCTCTACGCGATGTTCGACTCCGGCTTCCGGCCCGATCGGGGACACGCGAAGTCGGCCCGCTCGGTCGCCGAGACGATGGGTAACTATCACCCCCACGGTGATTCGTCGATCTACGACACCCTGGTCCGGATGGCGCAGCCGTGGTCGCTGCGCTACCCGCTGGTCGACGGTCAGGGCAATTTCGGCTCCCCTGGTAACGACCCGCCGGCCGCCATGAGGTACTGCGTCACCGGTGATGCCCAGGTTCGCGTTCCCTTCGGGCAGACCGTGCGAATCGGTGACGTGGTCCCTGGCGCACGGCCGAATTCGGACAACGCCATCGAGCTCAAAGTTCTGGATCGGCACGGGAACCCCGTGCTTGCTGACAAGCTTTTCCACTCGGGCGAGCACCAGACCTTCACCGTGAGAACTGCAGAAGGGTACGAGGTCACGGGCACGGCCAACCACCCGCTTCTGTGCCTCGTCGACGTCGGTGGAGTGCCCACTTTGTTGTGGAAGCTGATCGAGGAGATCAGACCCGATGACATCGCGGTGATGCACGCCGAAAGTACGCTTTCTGATCGAAATCTCTCGAATTCCGTCATAAACCGTGCACTCGCGCGCCTTTTCGAACGACACGGCGAGGATCCGGACGCGCAGGCCATTGCTGCCGACCTCACTGACGGGCGCTTCTACTACGCGCGAGTGGTATCGGTGACTGATGCCGGATGGCAGCCCGTGTACAGCCTGCGGGTCGATACCGACGACCACTCCTTCATCACCAATGGCTTCGTCAGCCACAACACCGAGGCACGGCTCACTCCGCTGGCGATGGAGATGCTGCGTGAAATCGACGAGGAGACAGTCGATTTCATTCCGAACTACGACGGACGAGTGCAGGAGCCGACGGTCCTGCCCAGCCGGTTCCCGAACCTGCTGGCCAACGGCTCAGGCGGCATCGCGGTCGGCATGGCCACCAACATGCCCCCGCACAACCTGCGCGAGCTCGCCGAAGCGGTGTACTGGTGCCTCGACAACCACGAGGCCGACGAGGAAGCCACGCTGGCCGCGGTGTGCGAACGGGTCAAGGGGCCCGACTTCCCGACCCACGGATTGATCGTCGGCTCCCAGGGGATCATCGACACCTACAACACCGGCCGCGGATCCATCCGGATGCGCGGTGTCGTGGAGATCGAAGAGGACTCCCGCGGGCGCACCTCGCTGGTGATCACCGAGCTGCCGTATCAGGTCAACCACGACAACTTCATCACCTCGATCGCCGAACAGGTCCGCGACGGCAAGCTCAGCGGAATCTCGAACATCGAAGACCAGTCCAGCGACCGGGTCGGTCTGCGCATCGTCGTCGAGATCAAGCGCGACGCCGTCGCGAAGGTGGTGCTGAACAACCTCTACAAGCACACCCAGCTGCAGACCAGCTTCGGTGCCAACATGCTGGCGATCGTCGACGGCGTGCCGCGCACGCTGCGTCTTGACCAGCTGATCCGCCACTACGTCAACCACCAGCTCGAAGTCATCGTGCGGCGCACCACGTACCGGTTGCGCAAGGCCAACGAGCGGGCCCACATCCTGCGCGGTCTGGTCAAGGCGCTCGACGCGCTCGACGAGGTCATCGCGCTGATCCGCGCGTCGGCAACCGTGGAGGTCGCCCGCACCGGCCTGATCGAGCTGCTCGACATCGACGAGATCCAGGCGCAGGCGATCCTGGACATGCAGCTGCGCCGGTTGGCCGCGCTGGAGCGTCAGCGCATCGTCGACGACCTGGCCAAGATCGAGGCCGAGATCGCCGATCTCGAGGACATCCTGGCCAAGCCGGAACGGCAGCGGGCCATCGTGCGCGACGAACTCAAGGAGATCGTCGACAAATACGGCGACGACCGTCGCACCCGCATCATTCCCGCCGACGGCGACGTCGCCGACGAGGATCTCATCGCCCGCGAGGACGTCGTCGTGACGATCACCGAGACGGGTTACGCCAAGCGCACCAAGACGGACCTGTACCGCAGCCAGAAGCGCGGCGGCAAGGGCGTGCAGGGCGCCGGGCTCAAGCAGGACGACATCGTCAACCACTTCTTCGTCTGCTCCACCCACGACTGGATCCTGTTCTTCACCACGCAGGGCCGGGTGTACCGGGCGAAGGCCTACGAGCTGCCCGAGGCGTCGCGCACGGCGCGCGGTCAGCACGTCGCGAACCTTCTGGCGTTCCAACCCAACGAGCGCATCGCCCAGGTCATTCAGATCAAGGGCTACGAGGACGCGCCGTACCTCGTGCTCGCCACCCGCAACGGTCTGGTGAAGAAGTCGCGGCTGGTCGACTTCGACTCCAACCGGTCGGGCGGCATCGTCGCGGTGAACCTGCGCGACGGTGACGAGCTCGTCGGCGCGGTGCTGTGCTCCAGCGACGACGACCTGCTGCTGGTATCGGCCAACGGTCAGTCGATCCGGTTCTCGGCCACCGATGAGGCGCTGCGCCCGATAGGTCGCGCCACGTCGGGCGTGCAGGGCATGCGGTTCAACGGCGACGACGCGCTGCTGTCGCTGAACGTGGTCCGGCCCGACACGTATCTGCTGGTCGCGACGTCGGGCGGCTACGCCAAGCGCACCGGCATCGACGAGTACCCGGTGCAGGGCCGCGGCGGCAAGGGGGTGCTGACCATCATGTTCGACAAGCGTCGTGGCACTCTTGTCGGTGCGTTGATCGTCGACGACGAGACCGAGTTGTACGCCATCACCTCAGGTGGGGGCGTCATCCGGACCGCCGCGCGACAGGTTCGCAAGGCCGGCCGCCAGACCAAGGGTGTCCGCTTGATGAACCTCGGTGAGGGCGACACCCTGATCGCCATCGCACGCAACGCCGAAGAGGGCGACGGTACCGACGAGGTCGACACCGACATCGGTGAAGAACCGACGACGGAGCAGTGA
- a CDS encoding L-serine ammonia-lyase gives MAVSVFDLFSIGIGPSSSHTVGPMRAAHRFAERLRGSLDEVARIRVELFGSLGATGAGHGTPGAVMLGLEGAQPESVDPAAGRERIAEIEREGRLRLAGQRPVEFDIVMMLQAMAFHSNGMVFSAVRADGTEVDRHVYYSVGGGFVVDEGEAATAPGDDVAVPFPFRTATELVALAEENHCRIADLVVANEEALGNGPRLREGLLQIWAAMRECVERGLAAEGTLPGALHVRRRAAALATALEADPTDPLFAMDWVTVYALAVNEENAAGGRVVTAPTNGAAGIIPAVLHYYWRFVPNADDDGVIEFLLTAAAIGQLFKANASISGAEVGCQGEVGSACSMAAAGLAAVQGGSPAQVENAAEIGIEHNLGLTCDPVGGLVQIPCIERNAVASVKAITAARMALFGDGTHHVSLDTAIKTMRDTGADMADKYKETSRGGLALNVVEC, from the coding sequence ATGGCTGTGTCGGTGTTCGACCTGTTCTCGATCGGTATCGGGCCGTCGAGTTCGCACACCGTGGGGCCCATGCGCGCGGCGCACCGCTTCGCCGAACGGCTGCGCGGCTCACTCGACGAGGTCGCCCGGATACGCGTCGAACTCTTCGGTTCACTCGGCGCGACGGGTGCCGGACACGGCACCCCGGGCGCCGTGATGCTCGGACTCGAAGGGGCACAGCCGGAATCGGTCGACCCCGCCGCGGGTCGGGAGCGGATCGCCGAAATCGAGCGGGAGGGTCGGCTGCGGTTGGCGGGGCAGCGGCCGGTCGAGTTCGACATCGTGATGATGTTGCAGGCCATGGCTTTTCACAGCAACGGCATGGTGTTCAGCGCGGTACGCGCCGACGGCACCGAGGTGGACCGGCACGTGTACTACTCGGTTGGCGGAGGTTTCGTCGTGGACGAGGGCGAGGCGGCGACAGCGCCCGGCGACGACGTCGCCGTGCCGTTCCCGTTCCGCACCGCAACCGAGCTCGTCGCGCTGGCCGAGGAAAACCATTGCCGGATCGCCGATCTCGTGGTCGCCAACGAGGAGGCGCTCGGCAACGGACCCCGGCTGCGGGAGGGGCTGCTGCAGATCTGGGCGGCCATGCGCGAATGCGTGGAGCGAGGGCTGGCCGCCGAGGGCACACTGCCCGGCGCCCTGCACGTGCGCAGGCGGGCCGCGGCGCTGGCCACGGCGCTGGAGGCCGACCCGACCGATCCGCTGTTCGCGATGGACTGGGTGACGGTGTACGCGCTGGCGGTCAACGAGGAGAACGCCGCCGGGGGACGGGTGGTGACCGCACCGACCAACGGCGCGGCCGGCATCATCCCGGCGGTGCTGCACTACTACTGGCGGTTCGTCCCGAACGCCGACGACGACGGCGTCATCGAGTTCCTGCTGACCGCAGCGGCGATCGGGCAGTTGTTCAAGGCGAACGCGTCGATCTCGGGCGCCGAGGTCGGCTGCCAGGGTGAGGTCGGGTCGGCCTGCTCGATGGCCGCGGCCGGGCTGGCCGCGGTGCAGGGCGGGTCGCCGGCGCAGGTGGAGAACGCCGCCGAGATCGGCATCGAACACAACCTGGGGCTGACGTGCGACCCGGTCGGGGGACTGGTGCAGATTCCCTGCATCGAGCGCAACGCGGTCGCCTCGGTCAAGGCGATCACCGCCGCGCGGATGGCGTTGTTCGGCGACGGCACACACCACGTCAGCCTGGACACCGCGATCAAGACGATGCGCGACACCGGGGCCGACATGGCCGACAAGTACAAGGAGACCTCACGCGGGGGACTGGCCCTCAACGTCGTCGAGTGCTGA
- a CDS encoding heme oxygenase-like domain-containing protein yields MSVEMSTKHRGGVTLAALRRATAADHASVDALIDLPRLVESGYYAAVLGGLIEAAETVEVTLPRISRALWREGLSPSDVSKRRAIDAESSFLDDLGGARPDCRHACGAEVEPLMADSPARATMLGLLYVYVGSALGGLHMLRIARTAPWWRGDRQQLLLRPYGDHLKDRWRTVLDVLERSNPDETGAAVEAARAGFDVHRRALVEHLSAGGHR; encoded by the coding sequence ATGTCGGTGGAGATGTCGACGAAACACCGAGGCGGAGTCACCCTTGCCGCCCTTCGTCGCGCTACCGCCGCCGACCACGCATCGGTCGACGCTCTGATCGACCTCCCCCGCCTGGTCGAAAGCGGGTACTACGCAGCCGTCCTCGGCGGGCTGATCGAGGCTGCCGAGACCGTCGAAGTGACGTTGCCTCGAATCTCGCGCGCTCTGTGGCGCGAAGGACTGTCTCCATCCGACGTTTCCAAGCGGAGAGCGATCGATGCCGAGTCGTCGTTCCTGGACGATCTGGGCGGCGCCCGTCCTGACTGTCGGCATGCGTGCGGCGCGGAGGTAGAGCCGCTCATGGCAGATTCGCCCGCACGCGCAACGATGCTGGGACTTCTCTACGTCTACGTCGGTTCTGCACTGGGCGGACTGCACATGCTGCGGATTGCCCGAACCGCGCCGTGGTGGCGGGGTGACCGCCAGCAGCTGCTGCTCCGACCGTACGGTGACCATCTCAAAGATCGTTGGCGGACGGTGCTCGACGTCCTGGAGCGTTCGAATCCGGATGAGACGGGCGCGGCAGTCGAGGCCGCGCGCGCCGGCTTCGACGTACACCGCCGGGCTCTCGTGGAGCATCTCTCGGCCGGAGGACATCGATGA
- a CDS encoding DUF3566 domain-containing protein, which produces MSSPNEPGHPRAGEASGGTGNGSQGAPAPAPTGAPPHGPAHGAEHGDVPPWQRGPAARARQQQAPDAPGGLDARLNRFIGGQDTESTPRGDRTEVIRPEGNRPEANRPEANRPDGSRPEPPTRTEAHRPEPPTRTEQTGGAAYASELPDLSGPPRPAQQRKPAERPASEPAARPAQKASAGRAVQVGARQHSGPVRASMQIRRVDPWSALKVSLVLSVALFFVWMIAVAFLYLVLGGMGVWSKLNSNVGDLLTSASGSSGGELVSSGTIFGGAALIGLVNIVLLTAGATIGAFIYNLTTDLVGGVEVTLADRD; this is translated from the coding sequence GTGAGCTCACCGAACGAGCCGGGACACCCGCGCGCGGGTGAGGCATCCGGTGGCACCGGCAACGGGTCACAGGGCGCCCCGGCGCCGGCGCCCACCGGGGCACCGCCCCACGGACCCGCTCACGGCGCCGAGCACGGCGACGTGCCGCCGTGGCAGCGCGGGCCCGCGGCCAGGGCCCGTCAGCAGCAGGCACCGGACGCGCCGGGTGGTCTCGACGCCCGGCTGAACCGCTTCATCGGCGGCCAGGACACGGAGTCGACCCCGCGTGGTGACCGCACGGAGGTGATCCGTCCGGAGGGGAACCGTCCCGAGGCCAACCGTCCCGAGGCCAACCGTCCCGACGGAAGCCGGCCGGAGCCCCCGACGCGTACCGAGGCGCACCGTCCCGAGCCGCCCACCCGCACGGAACAGACGGGTGGCGCGGCGTACGCCAGTGAGCTGCCCGACCTGTCGGGTCCGCCCCGTCCGGCGCAGCAGCGCAAGCCGGCGGAACGTCCCGCGTCCGAGCCGGCCGCCCGCCCGGCGCAGAAGGCGTCGGCGGGCCGTGCCGTCCAGGTCGGTGCGCGCCAGCACTCCGGGCCGGTACGCGCCAGCATGCAGATCCGCAGGGTGGACCCGTGGAGTGCGCTGAAGGTGTCGCTGGTGCTGTCGGTGGCGCTGTTCTTCGTGTGGATGATCGCGGTGGCGTTCCTGTACCTCGTCCTCGGCGGGATGGGTGTGTGGAGCAAGCTGAACAGCAACGTCGGTGACCTGCTGACCAGTGCCAGCGGCAGTTCCGGTGGCGAGCTGGTGTCCAGTGGCACGATCTTCGGCGGCGCCGCCCTGATCGGGCTGGTCAACATCGTTCTGCTGACCGCCGGGGCGACGATCGGGGCGTTCATCTACAACCTCACCACCGACCTCGTGGGCGGTGTCGAGGTCACTCTGGCCGACCGCGACTGA
- a CDS encoding bifunctional diguanylate cyclase/phosphodiesterase encodes MTSETSEAMWKVVGHEGCETEPIDKPDAIQAHGWLLAVDVARRRISHVSSNLQAPLAGILRTSAVLGSSVEDIGSALELPDDATRFADIDGWRCQMPWLTTDPVVITAHTTSGHYILEIERDIASVARDPTSMIAWLLQAQSWQAFSEQTVKALGEMFGYARTMAYTFHPDYHGEVTAEYLNQPDLEPFLGLHYPASDIPPQARRLYVLQLVRVIEDVDGPTVHLLGSAPDGGPAQPLDLTFAHRRAVSPVHLEYMRNMGVAATATVSVVQRGRLTGMFVMHHTEPRALSLGDRLALATFSRIASFVAATMDEKSFGTRRAQVAALAEELRRNLTAGDDAIQCIQVAGDDMMWAVEADGFAARVGREVFRLGDVPLQDAIDERVRESGSAGADLVQATDCLAVDMPELARSDACAGAIVSRLPGTPEGYLAWFRRPFLDTVRWGGEVTAPVRKDEFGRLHPRGSFNEFVENVTDRSRMWSEHDRIAADTLYQAVHSGLNEWAYRQLAIQATIDPLTGLGNRRALSLAVDSEIRSQSASRRFALLFLDLDRFKQINDVYGHQKGDLVLRATADRLERVTFYLVARFGSVFRLGGDEFVVLLLDATPDLVSRLAEGILAAFRDPLVVDGVTNVVNVSIGAVTDGDADGVADAAELLRRGDLAMYSAKRAGGSRIAFYQDDFSYRAVRRSMLEQQLYQALESDELIPAFQPIVSLRTGLIVGAEALARWRQPAGEVAPAEFIPLAEETGQIRQVDRRITERAVVECLELLRDRARDFHLDINASAMTVDAEYVAFLADLIDHYDVPPERLTIELTESAMVHEAGRLQQVLSGIRSLGVKVAIDDFGTGYSSLAHLQNLPVDMVKLDRTFVQRTRVGGDADVVARWAIRLVSDLGLRMIAEGVETREQEETLLSLGYDWVQGDRYGAPQPGPPPSGPSSAVGSGPSG; translated from the coding sequence ATGACGAGCGAGACCTCCGAGGCGATGTGGAAGGTGGTCGGCCACGAAGGTTGCGAGACGGAACCGATCGACAAGCCCGACGCCATCCAGGCGCACGGATGGCTCCTGGCGGTCGACGTTGCGCGGCGGCGCATCTCCCATGTGTCGTCGAACCTCCAGGCGCCGCTTGCCGGAATCCTGCGCACGTCGGCCGTGCTCGGTTCGAGCGTCGAGGACATCGGGAGTGCACTCGAACTACCCGATGACGCAACGCGATTCGCCGATATCGATGGCTGGCGATGCCAGATGCCCTGGTTGACAACAGATCCCGTGGTGATTACCGCGCACACGACGTCTGGCCACTACATCCTCGAAATCGAGCGTGACATCGCGTCGGTTGCGAGGGATCCGACCTCGATGATCGCTTGGCTCCTGCAGGCCCAAAGCTGGCAGGCGTTCTCCGAGCAGACGGTGAAGGCCCTCGGCGAGATGTTCGGCTATGCGCGCACCATGGCCTACACGTTTCATCCCGACTACCACGGCGAGGTGACCGCCGAATACCTCAACCAGCCCGACCTGGAGCCGTTCCTCGGGCTGCACTATCCCGCGTCGGACATCCCACCTCAAGCCCGTCGTCTGTACGTCCTGCAACTGGTGCGGGTCATCGAGGACGTCGACGGACCGACGGTCCATCTCCTCGGTTCGGCTCCGGATGGCGGGCCCGCGCAGCCGCTCGATCTGACCTTCGCTCACCGGCGCGCCGTCTCGCCGGTGCACCTGGAGTACATGCGCAACATGGGGGTGGCCGCTACCGCCACGGTCTCGGTAGTTCAACGGGGGCGACTGACGGGAATGTTCGTCATGCACCACACCGAGCCGCGAGCACTGAGCCTGGGTGATCGTCTGGCGTTGGCCACCTTCAGTCGCATCGCTTCATTCGTCGCGGCGACGATGGACGAGAAGTCCTTCGGGACCCGGCGTGCTCAGGTGGCGGCGCTCGCCGAAGAACTCCGACGAAACCTCACGGCGGGCGACGATGCCATCCAGTGCATCCAGGTGGCCGGCGACGACATGATGTGGGCGGTGGAAGCGGACGGTTTCGCGGCCCGCGTGGGTCGGGAGGTGTTCCGCCTCGGCGATGTGCCGCTGCAGGACGCGATCGACGAACGGGTTCGCGAGTCCGGCTCGGCCGGGGCCGACCTCGTGCAGGCGACGGACTGCCTGGCCGTCGATATGCCGGAGCTCGCCCGATCCGACGCGTGTGCGGGCGCGATCGTGTCCCGGCTGCCGGGCACACCCGAGGGGTACCTGGCCTGGTTCCGTCGACCATTCCTCGACACCGTCCGCTGGGGCGGGGAGGTGACCGCGCCGGTCCGCAAGGACGAGTTCGGGCGGCTGCATCCGCGCGGCTCGTTCAACGAATTCGTCGAGAACGTCACTGACCGCAGCCGCATGTGGTCCGAGCACGATCGGATTGCAGCAGACACGCTGTATCAGGCCGTGCATTCCGGTCTGAACGAATGGGCCTATCGGCAGCTCGCGATCCAAGCGACCATCGATCCGCTGACGGGCCTGGGCAACCGCCGCGCACTCTCTCTGGCGGTCGACAGCGAGATCCGATCGCAGTCGGCATCGCGCCGCTTCGCGCTGCTGTTCCTCGACCTGGATCGCTTCAAGCAGATCAACGACGTGTACGGGCACCAGAAGGGAGACCTGGTGCTGCGGGCCACCGCCGATCGGCTGGAGCGAGTGACGTTCTACCTGGTCGCACGGTTCGGCAGCGTGTTCCGTCTCGGGGGTGACGAATTCGTCGTGCTGCTCCTCGATGCCACGCCTGATCTGGTTTCGCGTCTCGCCGAGGGCATCCTCGCGGCGTTCCGGGATCCGTTGGTCGTGGACGGGGTCACCAACGTCGTGAACGTCAGTATCGGAGCCGTCACCGATGGTGATGCCGACGGCGTCGCCGACGCCGCCGAACTACTACGGCGCGGAGACCTGGCGATGTACTCGGCCAAACGTGCCGGGGGATCTCGCATCGCGTTCTATCAGGACGACTTCTCCTACCGAGCGGTGCGTCGGTCGATGCTCGAACAGCAGCTCTATCAGGCGCTCGAGAGCGATGAGCTGATTCCGGCGTTTCAACCCATCGTGTCGCTGCGAACCGGCCTGATCGTCGGTGCGGAGGCGCTGGCTCGCTGGCGCCAACCGGCCGGCGAAGTCGCGCCTGCCGAATTCATCCCGCTCGCCGAGGAGACGGGTCAGATCCGCCAGGTGGATCGGCGGATCACCGAGCGTGCCGTGGTGGAGTGCCTCGAGCTGTTGCGCGACCGCGCCCGGGATTTCCACCTGGACATCAACGCCAGCGCGATGACGGTGGACGCGGAGTACGTCGCCTTCCTCGCTGACCTGATCGACCACTACGACGTCCCGCCCGAGCGATTGACCATCGAGCTGACGGAGTCGGCGATGGTGCATGAAGCGGGCCGTCTCCAGCAGGTGCTCAGTGGCATTCGGTCGCTCGGTGTGAAGGTCGCCATCGACGACTTCGGGACCGGCTATTCGTCGCTCGCCCATCTGCAGAACTTGCCGGTCGACATGGTCAAATTGGATCGCACGTTCGTCCAGCGGACGCGGGTCGGCGGTGACGCCGACGTCGTCGCCCGCTGGGCGATCCGGCTGGTATCGGATCTCGGATTGCGAATGATCGCCGAAGGCGTCGAGACTCGGGAGCAGGAAGAGACGTTGCTGTCACTGGGATACGACTGGGTGCAGGGCGACCGGTACGGTGCGCCGCAGCCGGGTCCCCCGCCGAGCGGCCCCTCCAGCGCGGTGGGATCCGGGCCGTCGGGCTAG